A genomic segment from Janthinobacterium sp. 64 encodes:
- a CDS encoding methylated-DNA--[protein]-cysteine S-methyltransferase, which translates to MKKQQGSELFSAIVAAPFGAMGVRAQDGQLRELVYLPPHFAEKDAQDAVSERACQQLARYFLDPDYVFDLPLAELGSAYQQRVWAAISGIARGQVRTYGDVARLIGSAPRAVGQACGANWFPVVIPCHRVTAAGGLGGFAHHDDATGFHLGVKRWLLAHEGVAAYL; encoded by the coding sequence ATGAAAAAACAACAGGGCAGTGAACTGTTCAGCGCCATCGTGGCCGCGCCGTTCGGCGCCATGGGCGTGCGCGCGCAGGACGGCCAGTTGCGCGAACTGGTCTACCTGCCACCGCACTTCGCCGAAAAAGACGCGCAGGATGCCGTCTCCGAACGGGCCTGCCAGCAACTGGCCCGGTATTTCCTTGACCCCGATTATGTCTTCGACCTGCCGCTGGCCGAATTGGGCAGCGCCTACCAGCAACGCGTATGGGCGGCGATCAGCGGCATTGCGCGCGGCCAGGTGCGCACCTATGGCGACGTGGCGCGCCTGATCGGCTCGGCGCCGCGCGCCGTGGGCCAGGCTTGCGGCGCCAACTGGTTTCCCGTGGTGATCCCCTGCCACCGGGTCACGGCCGCAGGCGGCCTGGGCGGCTTTGCCCATCACGACGATGCGACGGGATTCCACCTGGGCGTGAAGCGCTGGCTGCTGGCGCATGAAGGCGTGGCAGCTTACCTATGA